The window CACAGTTCGACGTTCACGATCACCGCCACGCGCTCAAACAACTGAAGGACACTGGCTCAACGAGTCTGTGGGAAAACCGAAACCAGATACCTTGCCCAGTGTGTGACGCGCCATTCAACCGTTTGTTTTCCACGAGCGAGGCCGAGACGAGATTTCCCGAGAACGACGGAGCGCGGTTTTGTCTGCTCCGTGATGACGACGCTATCCACCTCTTTCGACACTAATCTCGCACTCTGTCTCGTCCTTGGACCCTGTCCCGCTTTTGCACTCTGTCTCGCTCCCGCATCCTGTCTCGCTCTCGTACCCTGTCCCGCTCCCGCATCCTGTCCCGCTCAGCCGTCGCCGAACGGAGCGTCGCGGGTGGGTTCATCAATATACCGTTCGGTCCACGTCCCACGCGCGAACCACGCGACACCGACAACAGCACCGAGAACATTTCCGATCGCCATACCGACCCAGACACCGGTTTCGCCCCATCCAGCGACGAAGACGAGATAGGCGACACTCGCGACTCGACCGACCCAGAGCGTGAGAATCGAGATGACCATCGCGATCTTAGTGTTTCCGGCACCGCGAAACGCACCGAGAATGACCTGTGAGACACCGATAAACGCGAACTCGACCGATCGAATTCGAACGTATTCGACGGCGTACGCGATCGTCGCCGCCGCGTCGGGAACCTCGCCGAGGAACGCGCCGACGATCGGTTCGGTGAACACGACCGCGACGACCGCGACGAGAAACATTACGCCCGCCCCGGTTCCGGCAGCGAGCGTGACGGCCCGTCCTGCCCGGTCGGCTCGCCCGGCACCGAGGTTCTGGCCGACCATCGTATCGATCGCCCGCCCCAGTCCCATCGCGGGAAGGAACACGAGGGAGATGAGCCGGTTTCCGAGCCCGTATGCGGCGACCACCGGCGGCGAGAACGTCACGATCATCGCAGTGAGAGTGATCATCGCCAGCGCGCTCGTCGTCTGTTCGACGCTCGAAGGGAGGCCGAGACGGAAGATGTCTCCGATGAAGCTTAGATTTGGCCGAAGGTGTGTGAGATCGACCGCCGGTCCAACGTCGGTCGCGAACAGCAGCCAAATGCCGATTGCGGTGGCGACGCCACGGGAGAAGATCGTCGCTATCGCGGCACCCTCGATACCGTACCCGGTGAATCCGGTCGCGGCGAGCCCCGACGATTGCACCACCATCGGATCGAGAACTGACACGACCGGGACGTCGGCGAGCCACTGAAACAGGGGATTACCGGCGAATCCGAATATCAAAAACGGATCGAGAAGCACGTTCAGGAAGACGGAGAGGACCATCACGGCCATCGGTGTCCGGGCGTCACCGTAGCCGCGCATCAGTGCAGAGAAGACGAAGAACCCGAACATCAGTGGGATTCCCGCGAAGATGACTTCCATGTAGTCTGCCGCGAGTGGAATGACCGCTGCCGCGGTTTCGGGATCGCTCGGAAGGATCTCCAGTGCTGGGCGGGTGTAGAGGAACCCGCCGATCCCGATGAACACCGACAGAACTGCCACGGTAACGATCGTCTGTCCGGCGACGAGTCCTGCGGACCGGTCACCGTCTGCACCGGTATACTGCGCAACAAGAATCGCTCCCGCGGTCGTGAATCCGCCGGCGACTGCGATAAGCAAGAATATCAGCGGGAATGCGAGACTGACGGCACCAACCGCGTCGGCCGATAACCGGCCCAAGTACAGGGTGTCGGCGACGTTGTACATCACCTGTAACAGCTGGATCATCACGATCGGCCATGCGAGGTGGAACAGCGGCCCGACGAGACCCCCTTCCGTGATCGACTCCGTCGGAATTCGCTGGTCTCTCGTCCCGTCATCTGCCGTGTCGCTACGTGCCGACTCGTCACCGGTTTGTGCCGTCTCGTCATCGGTTCGTGCCGACTCGTCACCGGTTTGTGCCGACTCGTCACCGGTTTGTGCCGTCTCGTCATCGGTTCGTGCCGACTCGTCATCGGTTCGTACCGATTCGTCACCGGCTGTCATCGTATCGCTGTCCGCGCTCTCTGTACCGGGAGGCGTCTCGGATGGATGCGAGTCTGACGACTCCGTGGAGGGCTCGTCGCTCACTGATACGCACTCGGGTATCTCGGTCCATCACCCTTCCGATCCACGCGCCTCATGGTGTCGAGCTACCGGCGGGCAGTGTGGCCTCGACGCGACAGTGACACGCGAATCTCTCCAGGTGGCGTCGATCCGGTGACACCGAATCCCCCGGGCAATGTAGAGCCAGTCACACTCGAATTCTCCCCGAGTGATGTCGGGTCGGGTGCTCCTGTTCTCGGAGTCAACTGCCGTCGCCAGTCGTGCTGTCGTTCCGATCGCGGTCACCTCGATCGCGGTCGCCTCGATCGCGGTCGCTCCGACCATCGTCGGTCGTCGCAGATCTGTCAGCGGTGCCTCCGTCGGCAGTATCAACCGCCGTCTCGGACTCGACGGACGCGTCGCCGCTGACCGATTCAGGCGGACCGCCGACGCGGGCCACGCCGGACGTGTCGTCGAAGATCAGATGGCGGTGTGGGTACGCCATCTCCACATCGGCGTCCGCGAGTCGCTCGCGGATCAGCGTGTTCACATCCGATTGCACTTTCGCGAGCTTGTACGGCTTTTTCACCCAGTAGCGAAGTCGAAGCAGCACGCCGTCGTCGCCGAATTCGTGCAGACGGCAGTCGGGACTGGCAGTGTATCGAGCGACGCCGACTCGAATGTCCGGCCCGCCGTCGATCACCGCGTCGCAGTCGCGCGCGCCCAGTTCGATGAGCCGACGCGCTTCGGCGATGTCGCTCTCGTAGGTGACGAGCACGTCGATCGTCCGGCGTGTCCGTTCGTCCTCGGCCGAGTAGTTCGTCACGTCACGTTCGCGCATTGTCCCGTTCGGGACGACGATGAACGTGTTATCGAGGGTGAATATTTTCGTGTATCGGATGGTGATGTCCTCGACGAATCCGGTAGTCCCGTTTTCCAGTTGGATCATGTCGCCGATCTCGAACGGCTGGTCCGCAAGGACGAAGATCCCGTTGATGAAGTTTCCGACGATTGGCGCGAGGATGATCCCGATCACGGCGGAGAAGACCGCGGTTCCGAGGAGCAGGTCGGCGAACTGAAACCCGGCAGTCCCCAATCCGATAAGCGTCGCAAGCAGTACCGTCCCAACCCTGACGCCCCGAACGATGGTCTGTGCGACGCTCTGCCGAGACACGCGGCGCGCGACGGGTCGTCCAATGAGTCGAACGAGGAACTTCGATGCGAGTACGCCGATCGCGACAGATACGAGAACGATTACCAGCCCTGATCCCGGGATCGACGTCAGCGCTGCTCTCGGGATTGACGGCAGCCCCGCGGCCCAGTCCGCGAGCGGAAGCGAACCGACGTTCGCGACGAGACCGACCGGGTCGGGGCGTGCCATGGCAAACCCGCCGTCGGCCATCGGAAAAAGCGTTTCTGCCTCGTGATACGCCGGACGGCGTTTTCGTGAGTGACGTACCGGCTTGATAATAAGATGTCAGTCTGGATGCGAGGTGTCACTCCAAGACGCAAATGCCCTCCGGAAAACGAACGCTCCGCTCGGGAAACGAGTGACATCTCGACCGTCGAATTTCGGGCACGTCGCACCCACCGCTCTCCGCTCGATCACGCACTTTGAGGTGTGAAGAATCGCGCTCTGAAAACGCGTGCAACTCGACTCATAGTAAAAACCTATACCAGAGGGGAACGTCCGTGCGCCTATGACAGACGATCTCCGCGGCACGCTCGATCACGTTGGAGACCGATTCAACCTCGGCGAGTACGAGATCGACGCGTACCTCGCAGTGTTAGAACACGGGGAACTGACCGCCAGTGACATCGCGGACAGGACCGACATTCCGCAGCCGCGAGTGTACGATACCGTCAGGAGCCTCTCCGACCGCGGGCTCGTCGAACTTCGTGAGTCACGCCCGATGAAGATCGTCGCCGTCGATCCTGAAGACGCCTTCGGCGACCTGCGGTCGTCGTTCACGGAGATGGTCGACGAGCTCGAGGCGCGGTACACCGCACCGACGCGCGAGACCGAGGCGGTATCGCTCGTGAAGTCTCGATCGACGATCCTTCGATACGTCGAAGAGGTGATCGAGAGCGCCGAATTTGAGCTAGCCGTGTCGCTCACGCCCGGGCTCCTCCGCCGGTTCCGCGACGATCTTGCGGCCAAGGTGGCCGACGGGGTCAGCGTCGAACTGCTCGTCACCCCGGCGTCGAGAGCACCCGATCCGGACGAGTTCGACTACCTTGAGGTCGCAACGATCGCCCGCGCGAGACGCGGGATCACCACGCCGATCCTCGCCGTCGCCGACGGTGAGTACTCCGTATACGCGACACAGGACGCCCTCCGTGACGACCGCGAGCGATACGGGGTCATCTTCAACCGCTCCGCGCTCGGGTTCCTCGTCTCCGGCTTCTTCGGTACCGTCCTCTGGACGACCGCCGAGACGCTCGCTGCGGACGGCATGGAGCGTCCGTTCCCGCGGCGGTACGCCTCGATTCGGCGGGCGGTCAAAGACATCCGCGAGTTCAGCGATGCGGCCGCCGACGATGGCGATTCAGTGACTGCGGACGATGGCGATTCAGCGGCCGCCGAGTTTTACGCGAGCGTCGAGGGGCGCGACATCGAGACGGGCGAGTCCGTAACGGTCAGCGGTCGGGTCGTCGACCTCGCGTTCGAAGACACGGAAGAGGTGGCCTCTCTCGTCGTCGAAACCGAGGCGGGTCGCGTCGAGATCGGCGGACGCGTGGCCGCGCTCGAAGACGTCGAAGGGCAGGAGATCGTGATCGGTCGCCACGGACCGCCGGCGCTGTAGTCCGAGCCGAGCGGAGGTTGTATCCAGCCCTCACAAAACGCGGTTCGTCAGCGTCTCGCCGTCGTGAGCCCGTCGGACGTTCTCCCGGACGATCGCGCCCACATTCTCCCCGTATCGATGCGTGAACGCCGCACAGTGGGGCGTCACGATGACTTCGTCCATCTCCCACAGCGGCGACGACTCCGGAAGCGGCTCGTCCTCGAAGACGTCCAGCGCCGCGCCGGCGATTGCGTCCCGTTCCAGCGCGTCGACGAGCGCGGACTGGTCGACGACGCCGCCGCGGGCCACATTTATCAGATAGGCGTCGTCTCGCATCGCGTCCAACACGCCTCGATCGATCATGCCCTCGGTCTCTTCGGTCAGCGGGACGGTCAACACGACGAACCGCGCGTCGGACACGGCGCTCTCTAGTTCGGCGGGCGTGTGGACGCAGTCGACGCCCGGCTCTGGAACCGGTGTCCGCCGGACGCCGTCGACGGCGAGGCCGAGCGCAGAAAGTCGGTCGACGACACCCCTGCCGAGACTGCCGAGACCGACCACGCACGCGCTCTCACCGGCTATCGTCCACGCCTCGTCCCACTCCGGCTGACCCCACTCGCGCCGCTCCTGATTTCCGATGTGCGTGTGGAGCCGTCGCGAGAACGCGAGAAGGTAGCCGGCGACGGTCTCGCCGATCGCGTCGCCGTGGATTCCGGTGCTGTTGGTCAGTGCGACGCCGGCGTCTTTGAGCGTGTCTTCGGGGAACCGGTCGATGCCCGCTTGAATCGAGTGGATCCAGTCGAGATCGAGGAACGCTTCCCGGTGTTCGAAGGTGACGATCGCGTCGCACGCCGTGAGCGCTTCCTGCGGGCTGTCGGCGTCGGCAGCGATGCCCTCAGGTTCGTCGACGATCACGATGTCGACCGGGCTGGCTGACAGTTGCTCCGCGAGGAATTCCGGCGGAAACAACACCGATACCGAGGCGTCGATCCCGAGTGTGTCGAGTCGCATACCCGAACCTCGACGAGGACGCTCTTAGTCGTTTGTCCGTTCGTGCTGAGTCGGTCGGTGCCGGCCGGTGGATGTGGTTCGTGAGTGTTTCGGTCGACCAGTGCCGGCCGGCGAACGCTGGCGGCGAGTGTTGCGACCGACCGCGGGCGGCTCAGAGACCCAATCTGAGAACGGAACTACAGCCGGCGGGGTTTATTTGGCGGGCGGTCTCTGTAACGGATATGACTGAGCAGGAGACGATCCACGTCGCGGACGTCAGCGAGGGGATCGGTGGCGACGCGACAACCGAGCCGGGATCGCCGGTAGCGCTTCCGGTCGTCGACGTGCTCACCGGCCGCTCGTTTATCACCGGCAAGTCCGGCTCCGGCAAGAGCAACACGGCCTCTGTCGTGATCGAGAATCTCCTCGACAACGGGTTCCCCGTCATGATCGTCGACACGGACGGCGAATACTATGGCTTAAAAGAGGAGTACGAGATTCTCCACGCCGGCGCGGACGACGAGTGCGACATCGTCGTCTCGCCGGAACACGCCGAAAAGCTCGCCAACCTCGCCTTAGAGGAGAACGTCCCGATCATCTTAGATGTCTCCGGCTATCTCGAAGAGGACACCGCGAACGAACTGCTCTTGGAGGTCGTCAAACAGCTGTTCGCGAAGGAGAAACGGCTGAAAAAACCGTTCCTGCTCGTCGTCGAGGAGTGCCACGAGTACATCCCTGAGGGCGGCGGGATGGACGAGACGGGGAAGATGCTGATCAAAGTCGGTAAGCGCGGCCGGAAACACGGCCTCGGAATCGTGGGGATCAGCCAGCGTCCCGCCGACGTCAAAAAGGACTTTATCACCCAGTGTGACTGGCTTTGCTGGCACCGCCTCACCTGGGACAACGACACGAAGGTCGTCGGCCGAATCTTGGGCTCGAAGTACGCGAGCGCCGTGGAAGATCTGGGCGACGGCGAGGCCTTCTTGATGACCGACTGGGACGAGTCGATCCGGCGGATCCAGTTCCACCGCAAGCAGACGTTCGACGCCGGCGCGACCCCGGGGCTCGACGATTTCGAGCGCCCGGAACTCAAGTCCGTCTCCAGCGATCTGGTCGGCGAACTCCAGTCTATCTCGGACGAGCAGGCGCGCCGCGAGTCCGAGCTTGCGGACCTCCGGCAGGAGCTCGACAAGAAGCGCCAGCGGATCCACGAACTCGAACGCGAGTTGGAGGAGGCTCGCGACCTGAGCAACATGGCCGACCAGTTCGCGCAGGCGCTGCTCGGCAAGGCACAAGCCCCGTACCGCGGCGGCGACGGACGCTCTGTCGCCTCCGCGGCAGCCGCCGACCGCTCGCAGACCGATCTCGACGGCTACGACGCGGCGGACACGGAATCGGACTCCGCCACCGGCGACGAGCAGGAAGCGGAAGACGCCCCCACCGCCCCAGACGTTCCCACCGCCCCAGACGCCCCCA is drawn from Halorubrum sp. BV1 and contains these coding sequences:
- a CDS encoding MATE family efflux transporter; translated protein: MTAGDESVRTDDESARTDDETAQTGDESAQTGDESARTDDETAQTGDESARSDTADDGTRDQRIPTESITEGGLVGPLFHLAWPIVMIQLLQVMYNVADTLYLGRLSADAVGAVSLAFPLIFLLIAVAGGFTTAGAILVAQYTGADGDRSAGLVAGQTIVTVAVLSVFIGIGGFLYTRPALEILPSDPETAAAVIPLAADYMEVIFAGIPLMFGFFVFSALMRGYGDARTPMAVMVLSVFLNVLLDPFLIFGFAGNPLFQWLADVPVVSVLDPMVVQSSGLAATGFTGYGIEGAAIATIFSRGVATAIGIWLLFATDVGPAVDLTHLRPNLSFIGDIFRLGLPSSVEQTTSALAMITLTAMIVTFSPPVVAAYGLGNRLISLVFLPAMGLGRAIDTMVGQNLGAGRADRAGRAVTLAAGTGAGVMFLVAVVAVVFTEPIVGAFLGEVPDAAATIAYAVEYVRIRSVEFAFIGVSQVILGAFRGAGNTKIAMVISILTLWVGRVASVAYLVFVAGWGETGVWVGMAIGNVLGAVVGVAWFARGTWTERYIDEPTRDAPFGDG
- a CDS encoding mechanosensitive ion channel family protein, whose product is MADGGFAMARPDPVGLVANVGSLPLADWAAGLPSIPRAALTSIPGSGLVIVLVSVAIGVLASKFLVRLIGRPVARRVSRQSVAQTIVRGVRVGTVLLATLIGLGTAGFQFADLLLGTAVFSAVIGIILAPIVGNFINGIFVLADQPFEIGDMIQLENGTTGFVEDITIRYTKIFTLDNTFIVVPNGTMRERDVTNYSAEDERTRRTIDVLVTYESDIAEARRLIELGARDCDAVIDGGPDIRVGVARYTASPDCRLHEFGDDGVLLRLRYWVKKPYKLAKVQSDVNTLIRERLADADVEMAYPHRHLIFDDTSGVARVGGPPESVSGDASVESETAVDTADGGTADRSATTDDGRSDRDRGDRDRGDRDRNDSTTGDGS
- the trmB gene encoding HTH-type sugar sensing transcriptional regulator TrmB, with the protein product MTDDLRGTLDHVGDRFNLGEYEIDAYLAVLEHGELTASDIADRTDIPQPRVYDTVRSLSDRGLVELRESRPMKIVAVDPEDAFGDLRSSFTEMVDELEARYTAPTRETEAVSLVKSRSTILRYVEEVIESAEFELAVSLTPGLLRRFRDDLAAKVADGVSVELLVTPASRAPDPDEFDYLEVATIARARRGITTPILAVADGEYSVYATQDALRDDRERYGVIFNRSALGFLVSGFFGTVLWTTAETLAADGMERPFPRRYASIRRAVKDIREFSDAAADDGDSVTADDGDSAAAEFYASVEGRDIETGESVTVSGRVVDLAFEDTEEVASLVVETEAGRVEIGGRVAALEDVEGQEIVIGRHGPPAL
- the ddh gene encoding D-2-hydroxyacid dehydrogenase, translating into MRLDTLGIDASVSVLFPPEFLAEQLSASPVDIVIVDEPEGIAADADSPQEALTACDAIVTFEHREAFLDLDWIHSIQAGIDRFPEDTLKDAGVALTNSTGIHGDAIGETVAGYLLAFSRRLHTHIGNQERREWGQPEWDEAWTIAGESACVVGLGSLGRGVVDRLSALGLAVDGVRRTPVPEPGVDCVHTPAELESAVSDARFVVLTVPLTEETEGMIDRGVLDAMRDDAYLINVARGGVVDQSALVDALERDAIAGAALDVFEDEPLPESSPLWEMDEVIVTPHCAAFTHRYGENVGAIVRENVRRAHDGETLTNRVL
- a CDS encoding helicase HerA domain-containing protein, which translates into the protein MTEQETIHVADVSEGIGGDATTEPGSPVALPVVDVLTGRSFITGKSGSGKSNTASVVIENLLDNGFPVMIVDTDGEYYGLKEEYEILHAGADDECDIVVSPEHAEKLANLALEENVPIILDVSGYLEEDTANELLLEVVKQLFAKEKRLKKPFLLVVEECHEYIPEGGGMDETGKMLIKVGKRGRKHGLGIVGISQRPADVKKDFITQCDWLCWHRLTWDNDTKVVGRILGSKYASAVEDLGDGEAFLMTDWDESIRRIQFHRKQTFDAGATPGLDDFERPELKSVSSDLVGELQSISDEQARRESELADLRQELDKKRQRIHELERELEEARDLSNMADQFAQALLGKAQAPYRGGDGRSVASAAAADRSQTDLDGYDAADTESDSATGDEQEAEDAPTAPDVPTAPDAPTVPDVPTAPDAPTVPDVPTAPDVPDTTDGDASPTPEDVSGDPQSAEASSSPSSADGGEGNSRADVDPVTRGDVAESALRFDDAVELGTREAVIEELRGRIDDLTDISRGMLRHYRREGVSDPVAAHIDAGGDGDTEHAYSRHRPIRRAGLIRHAGQGHYAYAVPDLIREAYANRLDDESVNEIVRAVETAFVPPAERSYPPDAEPTDITGDDARSDDTRTDDTRTCDTRTGDRAHVSNGGEAGRADETEPETAGTAEAADDQSPSKSGLSAAAREFIDRDRSTDE